AAGCAGGCGGACGGGAAAGTTGTCGATCGCCTCCCAGCCGAGATCTTCCAGCACGTTGAGTGCCGTGGTCTTCCCGGCTCCGGACATGCCGGTGACCAGCAGGACGCGCTGCGGTCCTTGCGCGGGAGAAGAGGGCGACTCGGCTGCCATCAGGTCTGGGGCGTTCGCGTATTTGCGGTTCGAGGGGAAGGGGCAATCGACCAGCGCGCTCGTTCGACCACCGGCATACGGGACCGCTTATGCAAGTCCGTGCATCGCGAGCGCCTGCTCGATCCGCAAGGCCGACGTCCAGTCGGTGCGCCCAAGCTGCATGACCGGGATGGCTATGCCCAGCATTTCCCGCCGGGGCAGTGTCTCGGGGAACCGCTCGCCTTCCGTGCCCAGTTCCACCAGCAGGGAGACCGGGGCCTGTGTGACGGGAAAGGTAAGCAGGCCCACCCCGCGCAATTCCAGCAAGCCCTCGATATTGGGTGGGGGAGAAGCAAGCAGCGCATCCGCATCGAGGCGCAGCGCTACACCATCGTCGCCGATCAATTTTGCGCCGCGGTCGATGAGGGCAAAAGCGAGCGAGGATTTTCCGCTGCCCGGTTTCCC
This is a stretch of genomic DNA from Erythrobacteraceae bacterium WH01K. It encodes these proteins:
- a CDS encoding serine kinase, producing the protein MAIRQRAVVITGKPGSGKSSLAFALIDRGAKLIGDDGVALRLDADALLASPPPNIEGLLELRGVGLLTFPVTQAPVSLLVELGTEGERFPETLPRREMLGIAIPVMQLGRTDWTSALRIEQALAMHGLA